The Juglans regia cultivar Chandler chromosome 1, Walnut 2.0, whole genome shotgun sequence nucleotide sequence AATAtgataaatactaaattaacATATGGGATTTACATTTTTTTGGATTATACTGAGTTAACTGAACATGTAATGGAGTTGGGGAACAACAAGGGCAAGAAGGACTCTACACTtcattcttcaagttctaaatttgtttaaatttgtgtgtttatcatatttgagattgtaacattaatattacaatgtgtgtttatcatatttgggattgtaactttaatattattacaatgcgtgtttatcatatttgtgtgtttatcatatttgacgctgttgagattttaatgtcggtatttttattgtttggattgtaattttggacttgtagttagttttttattttttatttttatagatattggttataatttaatatttatataaaatcaattaggTCAAACgggtctgttcaacccattaacataaACGGGTTGAAATGGGTCAGgtcgggtcgtgtcgtgtcaacccgttatttAATGGGTCATGTTAGGGTTTGATATTTTGACATGAAATCCTTAACAGGTCGTGTTAGGGTTGACCTATTAAGTATAAtgtacatgtcttgacacgacacaaacACTATCCGTTAAcatgatttgacacccctaatttGGGATTCTGGTTAGGGTTTGGTCCAAtcttaatttttcttggtcAGATGTAATTATCAAGGTGTAAGAGAGTGGACGTGGGTGTACAAGTATGTACTTAAGGGTTTGGttgcatgtggaagtgattttaCCAAGTGAGAAAATACTTTAGTTACAAACCAACCATGTTTAGGATTTGGGAagatttagggttttggcttCTACAAAGGGTTTGGGGTTTCGGTCTACCTCCAACGTTTTGGGGTTTCATTAAGGTTAAAACTCTCTTTTAGTTGACCAAATAGTGTTTGGTtgaatgaaataataaatagtgtaAGAGAGCATGTgtcaaagaaaaagttttctaatttttctaaatGGATTTAGACATGCTTCATGGCGATTCGACAATTGTTTGAAACATATGCCATGTGGCGCTCTCTCGAAGGATTACTATTCacccaaaaaatttgaaactttttattatactataaaatcctaaattttcATACGAGTCTAACGgtgtaattcatttattaaaattatactcTTAAGggcctcaataaaataaaaatgcaattcCCTCACCATAGTAGATTGGGATCCAAATATGCTAccagactaaaacctaattgaTTGCTTGATTCGTGGGACTTCATGATGTTTCTATCAAATTTCTTTCGGGATGTTACACCAATCTTTCTCTAAATCGTAAGCACTCTTCACTGTAAAATAACCAGATGAAGTCCCCCTCCAAATGAGTTTATCATCTGATATCAGTGGACTCAAAGGTAAGCTCTGAATTAAATATCCTTTATATGTACAAAACATCTCCTTGATCAACTGAGAATTCCAATCATTTGTGTGGGGGTCGATTAAAACATCAACTATTGCATGAGCATCAAGTGTGGTAATTGGAGACTGAATCTTAAAAGTACGTGGCCTTGGTAACCATTCGTCTTTCTAAACGCCTATGTTCCTCCCATTGCCAACCCTCCAAATCAAACcgtcaataatattatactatgaTTAGGTAAAACTAACCTAATATCTAACAAAAATGTTTTCAGAGTTAGAAAAAAGCTAATGTATCATGGCCTTAGTTTGTTCAACTGATGTCGGCCTAGTTCCCACGAGATTTGACCCCAACCCAACTTGCACTAATAAATTCTCATTTTGTTTATACAATATTTGAAACACTGTCGAATCAAGGGAGAGTCTATTTCTATATCATTAACCAAACactttaaaacattttcaataGGTTGTTACATGCATCTACTCTGtctaagagcattggtaatggccaagtctaaaatttggctagaatCTTAACTTTTGGCTATagtattaacttttgactaggtgagtccacattggactatcttaaagtgaaaataataatataatattatatattttaataatatttgaatcttttttttatatatattgtaaatacacttcatatattttaataatatttgataatatttgacaaaattaaTCAAAGTCACTTAATTAGCAAGACACAGCAAGAAATGATAGATATCACAGATATGATAGATATGACAAGATTAATCAAAGTAACTAGAAATGATAGATATCACAAATAATTGAACTACTTGGAGGGCAACCAATAAACAGAAAAATGTAAGAACTTCACCAGATTGCAAAATTTAAGGCACCATGGAGATTCTACTTCTCCATTCTTCCCTACTTTTAAGAAATGTAATCCTTCACTAAGCTCCttaaatgaaaatggaaaatctcAAAATGGTCCCTgagttttgaacaaaaaaaaaaaaaaaaatgttcatgaagtacaaaaacaaaatagccCCCAAGTAGGCTACTCTTATTAGTTTTGTAGGCTACTCTTATTACTTCTAGAATGCCAAAATGCAATACTCCTATAATCCACCTGTAAAAGAGAAGAATTCTGTTAAAATAGTtttaccaaaatattttttggatattTATAATTGCTCAAGTCAACTCATCAGGTTGTTTAGTCATCTAGTCATGCCAATTCTTGCTCTGATGGAAATTGACAAATGAAATGTGCAAGGATAAAGGtaaagtaacatttttttttttttaagtggaaACTCACCAAGGCAGGCCCTTCAAACCCACCCTGAGGAGTAAACACTGGATATATGACTCTACTTTCCATCACTGTATATTAGGTATTTCAAGTGAACTCCTAGTGCAGAACATACCAAATAGCATACCAAATAGTATCAGATATATGACTCTACTTTCCCACTAAGCGATGCCATAACATACCAAATAGCAACTAGCATACATACACCCCTTACCAATAAACAAAGACAACTATAACATTCTGACACCACCTATCTAGCAAAATGCAACAAAGTAGTTCTCACATGCATAAAGGATAATGCGTGGTACTTAGTCTCCAACATACATAAAGGGGCAGCTAGATACCATAAAGTAGCATGGCACAACTATAAAATGGCAGCTAAATCATGGAAACTAAAACAACTTATAAACTGCATATGAATAATCTAATGGGGCAGCTAAATAGCGAGCTTAGTACCTGCAAGAAGAGGATTTGCAAACAAACCTGCTATAGTACTTGTTTTTCATGGCACAACTGTAGTACTTGTTTTTCATCTGTATTTTCAAACAAACTAATCACAACTTACAGAAGATTTGCTTTACAAGAGTCAATTAGAAGATGAACAACTAACCAAACTTTTGCTTCAGCCACTAGAAATAGAAAACCTCTTTGAATAGAAATCTCAATCCAAATTCAATTCCCATAGAATAAATTGATAGATAAATAGATAACCCAAGTTACTAACTCAGTGAACTCTTCAACTAAACCAAATATGCATAATCTAGATCTTTAACATGAAACTTATATGCATAAACAAGTAGGTATTTGGGGAAATGTAGACTGTATTGTAGGCCTTGTACAGGACAGAGACGTGCATGATTTTTGATCagttattcaactttttcaagacaatggaaaacaaaacaataaaagaaaatccaactcaataaaagaataaattccaCATCGTATGAGAGTGTAAATCGAAATCCATGTAAATCGAAACCCATGTAAATCGAAACCCAAATCGAAAATCAGTTTGTACGAAATACCCAAATGGTGATTTTGTTGTGAAAGATTTGGGGAGGAAATGCGCAGGTCTCTTGTGGGCTGGAAGACGACGGCGTGGACGATCAATGGAGAGAAGAGGGCGTAGATGATCGAAGAAGACACAGGTCTCTGTGTTTCGCACGTTTCgggatgaagaaaaagaaaaacgagagaaatgagatgaagaaagaaaaagaacgagggaaagagagaagacagatgaaataataaaatatacttttcaaTGATGAACAATATCTCGCCAGATATAGAGAGGAGCTGAGATATACTGTAGCAGATATGTCAAACTTGAGGAGTTTAGCTAGTCTAATGCATatgtttttttccctatttACTTTCAATTTGAACTTGCATTGGCAATGCTCTAATGCAGATGTTTTGTTCCCTATTTGCTTTCAATTTGGACTAATGCTCTAATGCAGATGTTTTGTTCCCTATTTGCTGTCAATTTGGACTTGCGTTGACAATGCTCTAACAGATTCCCACACTGGTCAAATTTGTCCCCACATTGTGTCATTACAAAATAGCCAATCAGATGAGCCCTTCTACCTAAGCcatatataatagagaaattataaGGTATTTTGAAGTACGAATATGtgggtattttattatttgtataattataaattttagttgagataacatgaaaataacaaaaacatccaataattaatcaatataatatactaaGCAAAACCGACAATGGCATGATAAAGTAAAGAAACAAAATGGCTTCTTCATTGTGGGTCAACGCCATGGCCCCAACTTGAAACCACCTTCTCTCCATTACCACCCACCTGTAATCCCCAATAATATTTCCCATCCGTTTCCCGTGAAATCCCACAAAAACCTAAATGATGGGTAACAAGAACACAAAACATACTTTCCCTTCTCAATCGAGCTCATATCCCCACAAAGCTCATTCCCCTCGCAATCCCAAGCACACCTCCATTGAAGCCATGAACACAACAATCCAATCAGCTGAAGCTGAACCAACATGGTCAGAACTCTTAGGAAGTAACAGCTGGGAAGGGCTTCTAGACCCACTCAATCTCTCCCTCCGCAGACTCATCCTCCGATGCGGCGACTTCTGCCAAGCAACCTACGACTCCTTCAACAACGACGAGAACTCCAAGTATTGTGGCTCATGCCGCTACGGCAAGGCCTCCTTCTTCAACAAAGTCATGTTCGAGCCCCCTTCCGACTACCAAGTCGTCTCCTTCCTCTATGCTACTGCCAAAGTCGGCCATCGCGAAGCCTTTCTTTTCCACACGCAGTCCCGTGAGTCCTGGGACCGCGAGTCTAACTGGATCGGCTATATCGCCGTGACCACCGACGAGGTCAGCCGCGCCTTAGGCCGACGAGAAATCTACGTCGTATGGCGCGGAACGACTAGGAACTACGAGTGGATTGATGTGTTCGACGCCGACCTCAAGTCTGCCAAGCAGTTGCTTCGATCAAATGCGAGTGCTGAAGTGGGCAATGATGGTAGCAGCAGCAGTAGTGATAGCGATGGTGATAATGAAAAGGTGCCAAAAGTTATGAGTGGTTGGCTTACCATTTACATCTCGAACGACCCCAAGTCGCcctttacaaaaacaaacgcAAGAACACAACTTTTGACCAAGGTCAAGGAGCTGATGAAGCAATACAAAGAGGAGAAGTTAAGCGTGACATTAACAGGGCATAGTCTTGGTGCAAGCTTATCGGTCGTGAGCGCTTTTGATTTGGTGGAGAATGTCGTTTCTGATATTCCGGTTTCAGCCATTGTTTTCGGGTGCCCACAAGTTGGGAACAAAGCTTTCAATGAGAGGCTCAAGAAGTATCCAAATCTTAAAGTTTTGCATGTAAAGAACACCATCGATTTGATACCGCACTATCCAGGGCCGTTTCTGGGGTACGAGTACACAGGGATCGAACTGGTGATAGATACAAGGAAGTCAACAAGCTTGAAGGACTCGAAGAATCCGTCTGATTGGCATAATTTGCAGGCCATGCTGCACGTGGTGGCTGGGTGGAATGGGGAGAAGGGGGTGTTTGAGCTGAAGGTGAAGAGAAGCCTGGCTTTGGTGAACAAGTCGAGTGAGTTTCTCAAGGATGAGTACTTGATACCAGGGTCTTGGTGGGTGGAGAAGAACAAAGGGTTGGTGCGTGATGAGAACGGGGAATGGGTTTTGGCTCCACCGGATGACGAGGACCTTCCTGTCCCAGAGTATTGACTCTTAGGAACATCATGAATTGAATGTTTGGTGAAGGTTTGGGGTTTATCTGTTCCGTGTTCTGAACTTCAATTTGTAATTAGTCATGTGTCGGTGGCATACACGGATGCAGCAGCTTCCTCCTTGTTTGTCATCTAGAACTAGTAAAATAGAATGTTCTTCTTATCTTATCTGCTCAAggaatttatgttattttttatgctttattttcacattttataagATAACTGTATTTAGGAGGCAAAACCCAAACCTGGTTAAGAAATAATGTAAAGAATTGGATGGCTGTCAGATTCATCTTCTCCTCACAAATGAGACATGGTGGGTTTGTTAGAATCTCTCCGTAGGGATTGTACTCATTTGCTGCGGTGCTGCCTATTCTTTATTTAATTCCTCTTCTCTTGCCTTCGTGATATCTAGTGTTGgcctagaaaaataaaaatatagtattGAATTTGGAATATGAATGAAATTAGAGGCAGCGTGGTAGAAGGCAATCCAGAGAAGAAATCTACTCCAATCAGCCATGCAACTGCTGCTGTAAGATGTGGAAGAGGGCAACTGAGTTAGGAATAAGTATGTATACTATTTGTAAGTATAAGAAATGAACAACTGTGTTAGGAATTAATATACATGTATCTATGTCGGAATTCGTAACCTCCAACGATGCTAGGATCGGtttgttatcattttctatTTACATGTACTCAAAATGTGAAAGGATTTCCATATAGGACTTTGATCAAACATATGTGGTGCACTCCTGCCGAACGGAGCTGCTCTGTTCAGATGCCGTTTACACGGTGCTTGCAACGCAACTCTGAACCTACGTTACCCGAGCCATTTTCTATTAGAATTGATTTGAAACTTCAATtataccgagagagagagagagagagagagagagcgatgtTGAGTTAGCTATGCTTAGAAATGTATATGAGTGGTGAGGTCAAACTTTGTTTACAAAGAGTCCACCGAGGGTGTAGTCCAACAAATTATCCCAAGAAGgttaaatgcatttttcttttttcatttttcatatatattttgttatattcttaaatattaaaaaaaaatcacaatataattaacaaatatttacttaatcaagcaaaaaaaaatatcgGTTGACACTTTCGGGACCCACTCTCAAAACCCCAAGCATTTCTGATTTACGAATCATGGCTCTATTGGTTTGGATCATGGAAACATGCAATTTACCTTTTCCTTTACCATTTCattggtgttttttttatgggttaaaaacttaaaacacttggttcttgtttggttacaaaatgaaataaaataaacaatttatgaataataatgagataatttgtaaataatattaaaataatttgaattaaaatgttttatagagttttagaaaaagaaagaaaaagtcaaaaaaaatattataaaattaaaatattatttttgttttgtgatttaaaaaaattgaattattttttatatttcgtTTGTaagtttgtgaaagttatattgattaagtaatgattagataaaaaaaattaaaattttaaaattttgaaattgaagatgagtgtttgtgtttgaattgtgtttggatattggaagagatgagatgggataagATCATATATGAAATCATATGAGGCCTTAGAGAATGCTTGaagaatgaaataagatgaaaaatctctgaatagttgtgaaataatttgtaaataataatgaaataatttgttaataatagttaaatagtttaagttaaaatgttttattgagtttggaaaaatgagagaaaagattaaataaaaatattataaaataaaaatatttttataacataatttttattttgagatttgaaaaatttttaaattttatttgtaagtttaagaaagttataactattaagtaatgattagataaaaaaattaaaaattaaaaattaaattttttttatatttgataagaaaataagatgagatgaaattatttctattctTAAACAAcctcttaggcctcgtttgttttcataatatattttatcttattttgtctcatctaattattataattttattaaattttaatataaaataaaataaataattcaatttttttaaatttaaaaataataataatattaaaaaatatattttaataatattttatttaatttttaatttttatctcaattcatcttatctataaaaataaacgaatgCTTAGCTTAACTAATTGCTTCGAGATATTATGCTAGGATCTTTTGCCGAGACAGGAAAATTGCAGGGTCATTTATGCCGAGAAGTCCGCGTGACTGGAGTTTGATCAGAACGTGTGACCGTTAGTTATCTTCAACATTGTTTACGGAGATATTTTGTCACTGTATATATCATCAGCATCGTCTTCGGGGGttttacacataatatttttttataatattttacataattatattttaattaaaaaatattttcattttataatattattatataatatattatacaatatattatgtatgtTAGTCttttgtcaatatatatatatataaatgatagtatgttttatgattttttaaataattaaaaaattatttttagaacattaatatattttttatcttttaaaaatatctaaaaatgtttaaaaaaatataaaataaaaaaataaaatatacgatTTATACTGGTAGATACTCCCAAGGTCAGAACTGGACCGCACACTAACaacatcacacacacacatatatatatatatatatatatatatagaaaaatatttatatcaatttgtaattgCAGCACACttacgtttggattcgaagatgatttgagatgagctgagatggattgtgaatagtaatgagatgagttgtgaatagtagtgagatttatgagttaaaattactgaatagtagtgagatgagttgagatgaactgagataagctgagttgagttgagatgagctgagatcacttacgaatccaaacgaatcACGATGTATAGTATTATTCTATATGGCCAATAATATTAGGATAAGATTTTCAGCTCCAGCCCTATTCGGGGCGGTCCCGTGGGTGTGGCATTTGAAACGTGCTTTTTGCCTTTTGGTtcataaaatcaaataacacGTTGAGGATAAGCTACAGCTGGCTAGCTgtgacgtttttttttttttttttttttcagctatACTCGTTGCCGAcgaaaattatgtatttattttattt carries:
- the LOC108989140 gene encoding phospholipase A1-IIdelta-like: MMGNKNTKHTFPSQSSSYPHKAHSPRNPKHTSIEAMNTTIQSAEAEPTWSELLGSNSWEGLLDPLNLSLRRLILRCGDFCQATYDSFNNDENSKYCGSCRYGKASFFNKVMFEPPSDYQVVSFLYATAKVGHREAFLFHTQSRESWDRESNWIGYIAVTTDEVSRALGRREIYVVWRGTTRNYEWIDVFDADLKSAKQLLRSNASAEVGNDGSSSSSDSDGDNEKVPKVMSGWLTIYISNDPKSPFTKTNARTQLLTKVKELMKQYKEEKLSVTLTGHSLGASLSVVSAFDLVENVVSDIPVSAIVFGCPQVGNKAFNERLKKYPNLKVLHVKNTIDLIPHYPGPFLGYEYTGIELVIDTRKSTSLKDSKNPSDWHNLQAMLHVVAGWNGEKGVFELKVKRSLALVNKSSEFLKDEYLIPGSWWVEKNKGLVRDENGEWVLAPPDDEDLPVPEY